One region of Mus musculus strain C57BL/6J chromosome 3, GRCm38.p6 C57BL/6J genomic DNA includes:
- the Stoml3 gene encoding stomatin-like protein 3, giving the protein MDSPEKLEKNNLVGTNKSRLGVCGWILFFLSFLLMLVTFPISVWMCLKIIKEYERAVVFRLGRIQADKAKGPGLILVLPCIDVFVKVDLRTVTCNIPPQEILTRDSVTTQVDGVVYYRIYSAVSAVANVNDVHQATFLLAQTTLRNVLGTQTLSQILSGREEIAHSIQTLLDDATELWGIRVARVEIKDVRIPVQLQRSMAAEAEATREARAKVLAAEGEMNASKSLKSASMVLAESPVALQLRYLQTLTTVATEKNSTIVFPLPMNILEGIGGISYGNNKKVTAKA; this is encoded by the exons gcaCCAACAAAAGCCGGCTTGGTGTGTGCGGCTGGAtcctgtttttcctttccttcctgctgATGCTCGTTACCTTCCCAATCTCAGTATGGATGTGCTTGAAG ATCATTAAGGAGTATGAGCGCGCTGTTGTCTTCAGACTGGGACGCATCCAAGCTGATAAAGCCAAGGGACCAG gtTTGATCCTGGTCCTGCCTTGCATTGACGTGTTTGTCAAAGTAGATCTTCGAACGGTTACTTGTAACATTCCTCCACAAGAG ATCCTCACGAGAGACTCTGTGACCACCCAAGTGGATGGAGTCGTCTATTACAGAATCTACAGCGCCGTCTCAGCCGTGGCCAATGTGAACGATGTTCACCAGGCCACGTTCCTGCTGGCTCAGACCACTCTGAGAAATGTCTTAGGGACACAGACCTTGTCCCAGATCTTGTCTGGGCGAGAAGAGATCGCACATAGCATCCAG ACCTTGCTTGATGATGCCACCGAGCTCTGGGGAATCCGAGTGGCCCGGGTGGAAATCAAAGATGTCCGGATTCCTGTGCAGCTGCAGAGGTCCATGGCGGCTGAGGCTGAGGCTACCCGGGAAGCCAGAGCCAAG GTCCTTGCAGCAGAGGGAGAAATGAATGCTTCAAAGTCTCTGAAGTCAGCTTCCATGGTGCTGGCAGAGTCCCCCGTCGCCCTCCAACTTCGGTACCTGCAGACCTTGACCACAGTGGCCACGGAGAAAAATTCCACCATTGTGTTTCCCTTGCCGATGAACATACTTGAGGGCATTGGTGGCATCAGCTATGGCAACAATAAGAAGGTCACTGCTAAAGCCTGA